A DNA window from Hoplias malabaricus isolate fHopMal1 chromosome 5, fHopMal1.hap1, whole genome shotgun sequence contains the following coding sequences:
- the LOC136697520 gene encoding uncharacterized protein, which produces MATTGCFACSECGMFSLTPFSTSSDKYSGCICSKCQLVSSLVDKVDQLEVRIRSLLLLRDKQRDSVLATPGALGRVSTPTTPALEPSQRGEWVTSRRHSRKAKADANAEAKASPPGHHAPPIRVSNRFAPLSEAPAEEPVKSALVIGDSIVRHVKLATPLGAPAVTVSCLSGARAPDISGNLRLLANRRYSRVVIHVGANDIRLRQSEVTKGNITEVIKLAQTMSDAVICSGPIPMRRGDEAYSRLWALNCWMSKWCSENQVGFIDNWLRFEGKPGLIGRDGIHPTREGAALLSCSIAHSLLVSRQSSVDSC; this is translated from the coding sequence atggctactactggctgttttgcctgttcagagtgtggcatgtttagtttaacgcccttttccacctctagcgataaatatagtggttgtatttgtagtaagtgtcagttagttagctctctggtggataaagtggaccagctagaagtgcgcatccggagcttattattgttgagggataaacagcgagattcagtgttagcaactccgggtgccttagggagagttagcacccccacgactccggcgttagagccctcacagcggggtgaatgggtgacgtctcggcgtcatagccggaaagctaaggctgatgctaacgctgaggccaaagctagcccaccgggacaccacgctcctccgattcgcgtgtcaaacaggtttgccccgctcagcgaagcacccgctgaggagcctgttaagagtgctctggttataggagactctattgttcggcacgtgaaattagctactcctttaggggcgccggcagtaacagttagctgtttatcgggagccagagcgccggatattagtggcaaccttagactgttagctaataggagatattcgagggtagtcattcatgtaggggccaatgatattcgtctgcggcagtctgaggtaactaagggtaatattacagaggtgattaaactggcccagacgatgtccgatgccgtaatctgctctggtcccataccaatgcggcgtggcgacgaagcttacagcagactttgggcgttaaactgctggatgtccaagtggtgttccgaaaatcaagtgggctttatagacaattggttacgttttgagggcaagcctggtcttataggtagggatggtatccaccccacgcgggagggtgctgccttactttcttgcagtatagcacatagtcttttagttagtcggcagagtagtgtagatagctgctga